The following are from one region of the Sciurus carolinensis chromosome 5, mSciCar1.2, whole genome shotgun sequence genome:
- the Tex29 gene encoding testis-expressed protein 29: MRYAPEVKKSPPHLLKKFAVCDIPLYDICDYNVSRDRCKDLGCCFYKGVCYEKAVPMYVQVFSVLIVVIAVAFIMAVIYRVVQEIRRVKEGGAEGTGTEGGGGGGGDDEAQGGETSSRAGSETSKKSGENEEGTMTLSEAEEAEAVEE, from the exons ATGAGATATGCGCCAGAAGTCAAGAAATCCCCACCACACCTCCTGAAGAAATTTGCAG TGTGCGACATTCCTCTGTATGACATCTGTGACTACAACGTCTCCAGGGACCGCTGCAAGGACCTCGGGTGCTGCTTCTACAAGGGCGTCTGCTATGAGAAGGCAGTTCCGA TGTATGTGCAGGTGTTCTCCGTCTTGATCGTGGTCATCGCTGTCGCCTTCATCATGGCTGTTATTTACAG GGTTGTTCAAGAGATTCGGAGAGTGAAGGAGGGCGGCGCAGAGGGCACGGGCACCGAAggtggcggtggcggcggcggcgacgaTGAGGCCCAAGGCGGAGAGACGTCCTCGAGGGCCGGCAGCGAGACCTCCAAGAAGAGCGGGGAGAACGAAGAAG GAACAATGACACTCTCAGAAGCTGAAGAAGCTGAAGCAGTTGAAGAGTGA